In Arachis hypogaea cultivar Tifrunner chromosome 2, arahy.Tifrunner.gnm2.J5K5, whole genome shotgun sequence, a genomic segment contains:
- the LOC112758778 gene encoding serine/threonine-protein kinase KIPK2-like: MGSYSGTCEIVEAGEDIDKEKAAEIYRSNSGYNAAEKNQKLPVLKLQHKDHLDDEINKLFESITLKSSSRDWSLIQDGTSPKMKSILKKPMTMGVPRSPRVGASEPVTLKQALRDMCISKASEMAAMRRLSKSSASPRISEAGKIHTLYNSVVVEARRSGPSYVGSKGSSTMEISLETDESKSLSLDTTSQSHSNATSTSLSQNVHTSETAGTTEHNDTRDSSSMQSDSASSSCKVVVQSQPLEPAQVEKQISESSPSGDSSKESKLDLCEDESSPKKLGNKASVPKKGRLHSGSSSSTSVNGNRVCKKSRSPRTVKMVIKNKGLVKKKLKQGSGSALCDPRSNDANNKPAPLVCERCLCAIENKGKGDNQDMGSIRPGEGVNSSEARSGLVSTSCNSGREITEVKKNTRLKEQLEFSQSSKSSQGDYSSSTSTSDESNVSGSTCGNRPHMSKDVRWEAIRHGQMRHGVLGLRHFNLLKKLGCGDIGTVYLAELIGTNCLFAIKVMDNEFLARRKKMPRAQTEREILRILDHPFLPTMYAQFTSDNLACLVMEYCPGGDLHVLRQKQLGRSFSEPAARFYVAEVLLALEYLHMLGIVYRDLKPENILVREDGHIMLTDFDLSLRCDVSPTLLKQSSDMDPAKVSGPCVQSNCIEPFCIEPVCQVPCFSPRFLPPAAKARKQKAELAAHIRSLPQLVAEPTDARSNSFVGTHEYLAPEIIKGEGHGAAVDWWTFGVFLYELLYGRTPFKGSNNEETLANVVLQSLRFPDTPFVSFQARDLIRGLLVKEPENRLGTEKGAAEIKQHPFFEGLNWALIRCATPPEVPDLCEFEFSEITSQSHGNKGGKYLECKTTGEQVEFELF, translated from the exons ATGGGTTCATACAGTGGCACTTGTGAAATAGTTGAAGCAGGGGAAGACATAGATAAAGAGAAAGCTGCAGAGATATATCGATCCAATTCTGGATATAATGCAGCTGAGAAAAACCAGAAGCTTCCTGTGCTGAAACTACAGCATAAGGATCATCTAGATGATGAAATTAATAAGCTGTTTGAGTCAATTACTCTTAAATCTTCATCAAGGGATTGGAGCCTAATACAAGATGGTACCAGCCCAAAGatgaaaagtatattaaaaaAGCCAATGACAATGGGTGTTCCTCGGTCGCCACGAGTTGGAGCTTCTGAGCCAGTGACTTTAAAGCAAGCATTAAGGGACATGTGTATATCTAAGGCATCTGAAATGGCTGCTATGAGAAGATTATCAAAGTCATCAGCTTCTCCAAGAATATCTGAGGCTGGAAAGATACATACACTGTACAATTCTGTTGTAGTTGAAGCTAGACGATCAGGGCCTTCTTATGTTGGTAGTAAAGGTAGTAGTACAATGGAGATATCTCTAGAGACAGATGAAAGTAAGTCACTTTCATTGGATACAACATCCCAGTCTCATTCAAATGCTACAAGCACATCATTGAGCCAAAATGTTCATACTTCTGAAACTGCTGGAACAACTGAACACAATGATACCAGGGATTCATCATCAATGCAAAGTGATTCTGCATCTTCATCATGTAAAGTAGTTGTTCAATCACAGCCTTTGGAACCTGCTCAAGTAGAAAAACAAATATCTGAATCTTCTCCTTCTGGTGATAGCAGTAAGGAAAGTAAATTAGACTTGTGTGAAGACGAGTCATCCCCTAAAAAACTGGGAAACAAAGCATCTGTACCAAAGAAAGGTAGGCTACACTCAGGATCTTCCTCTTCTACCTCAGTAAATGGCAACAGAGTGTGCAAAAAGTCGCGATCCCCTCGAACAGTCAAAATGGTCATCAAGAACAAGGGTTTGGTAAAGAAGAAACTAAAGCAGGGTTCAGGTTCTGCATTATGTGATCCTAGATCCAATGATGCAAATAATAAGCCAGCTCCACTGGTATGTGAAAGATGTTTGTGTGCTATAGAAAACAAAGGTAAAGGAGACAACCAAGACATGGGGTCTATCAGGCCTGGAGAAGGAGTAAACTCAAGTGAAGCGCGGTCAGGCTTGGTTTCGACCAGCTGCAATAGTGGCAGAGAAATTACAGAGGTGAAAAAGAATACCAGATTGAAAGAGCAACTTGAATTTTCACAAAGTTCAAAGAGTAGTCAAGGTGATTACAGCAGTAGTACCAGTACCAGTGATGAGAGCAATGTCAGTGGCTCTACTTGTGGCAATCGGCCTCACATGTCAAAGGATGTTAGGTGGGAAGCCATTCGACATGGTCAAATGCGTCATGGAGTCTTGGGATTGAGACATTTTAATCTTTTGAAGAAACTTGGCTGTGGAGACATTGGGACTGTTTATCTTGCTGAACTGATTGGCACAAATTGCTTGTTTGCTATTAAGGTTATGGACAATGAATTTTTGGCAAGAAGGAAGAAGATGCCTCGGGCTCAAACTGAAAGAGAAATATTAAGGATACTGGATCATCCTTTTCTTCCAACAATGTATGCACAGTTTACATCAGATAATCTGGCATGTCTGGTCATGGAGTATTGTCCTGGTGGAGATCTTCATGTTCTACGTCAGAAACAGCTTGGTAGAAGTTTTTCAGAGCCAGCAGCAAG GTTTTATGTTGCTGAAGTCCTTCTTGCTTTGGAATACTTGCACATGCTTGGAATTGTTTACCGTGATTTGAAACCTGAAAACATTCTAGTTAGAGAAGACGGGCACATTATGCTGACAGATTTTGACCTCTCACTGAGGTGTGATGTTAGCCCAACGCTTCTAAAACAATCTTCAGACATGGATCCTGCCAAGGTTTCCGGTCCATGTGTACAATCCAACTGCATTGAGCCATTCTGCATCGAACCGGTGTGTCAAGTTCCATGCTTCAGCCCAAGATTCTTACCTCCTGCTGCAAAGGCAAGGAAACAGAAAGCTGAACTTGCTGCCCATATCAGATCACTACCACAGCTCGTGGCCGAGCCGACAGACGCAAGATCGAATTCATTTGTAGGCACTCATGAATACTTAGCACCAGAGATCATCAAAGGGGAAGGGCATGGAGCTGCAGTAGATTGGTGGACATTTGGTGTTTTTCTTTATGAGCTTTTATATGGAAGAACACCCTTTAAAGGCTCCAACAATGAAGAAACCTTAGCCAATGTGGTTCTGCAGAGTTTAAGGTTCCCTGATACCCCTTTTGTTAGTTTCCAAGCAAGGGACCTTATAAGAGGCTTGTTAGTTAAGGAACCTGAGAATCGTTTGGGTACTGAGAAAGGTGCTGCTGAGATTAAACAGCATCCCTTCTTTGAAGGTCTTAATTGGGCCTTAATACGCTGTGCTACACCACCAGAAGTACCAGATTTATGTGAGTTTGAGTTCTCAGAGATTACATCACAATCACATGGTAATAAGGGTGGGAAGTATTTAGAGTGTAAAACAACAGGGGAGCAAGTGGAGTTTGAATTGTTTTGA
- the LOC112758784 gene encoding tyrosine-protein phosphatase RLPH2-like, whose translation MSSSSDTTTTSTTLTSTTNKNKKLVICIGDIHGYITKLQNVWSNLESATDPHDFKTATIIFLGDYCDRGPNTRDVIDFLISLPSRYPNQTHIFLAGNHDFAFAAFVGVLPPAAGGEGFRGGWREYEESEEREGWFKGEGYEEMHLQGRRWAGNITVKVNTVKGTEYQGSIYDAAPTFESYGVPHGSADLIKAVPDSHKKFLADLIWVHEEDDVFVNTEDGVECCKLIAVHAGLEKGVDVKQQLQMLKSRDTRVPKVPQLSGRMNVWEIPEELRTSPTIVVSGHHGKLHVEGSRLIIDEGGGYAHKPVAAIVLPSTKIIRDTDVLA comes from the exons ATGTCTTCATCTTCAGACACAACaaccacctcaaccaccttaaCCTCCACGACCAACAAGAACAAGAAGCTCGTAATCTGCATAGGTGACATCCATGGCTACATAACCAAGCTTCAAAACGTATGGTCCAACCTCGAATCCGCCACGGACCCACACGACTTCAAAACCGCCACAATCATCTTCCTCGGCGATTACTGCGACAGAGGCCCCAACACCCGTGACGTCATCGATTTCCTCATCTCCCTTCCATCTCGATACCCAAACCAAACCCACATCTTCCTCGCCGGAAACCACGATTTCGCGTTTGCGGCGTTCGTGGGAGTGCTTCCACCGGCGGCGGGTGGAGAAGGGTTTCGCGGCGGTTGGAGGGAGTATGAGGAGAGTGAAGAGCGGGAAGGGTGGTTTAAGGGAGAAGGGTATGAAGAGATGCATTTGCAAGGAAGAAGGTGGGCTGGGAACATCACTGTTAAGGTTAATACCGTTAAAGGAACCGAGTATCAGGGTTCAATTTATGATGCAGCACCCACCTTTGAGTCCTACGGTGTTCCTCATGGTTCTGCAG ATTTGATCAAGGCTGTTCCTGATTCGCACAAGAAATTTCTTGCCGATTTGATTTGGGTCCATGAAGAG GACGATGTCTTCGTGAACACTGAAGATGGAGTTGAATGCTGCAAGTTGATTGCTGTTCATGCCGGTTTAGAGAAAGGAGTGGATGTGAAACAGCAGTTGCAAATGTTGAAATCTCGCGATACTCGAGTGCCTAAGGTACCACAGCTTAGTGGAAGAATGAATGTATGGGAGATTCCAGAG GAACTAAGAACAAGTCCAACCATCGTTGTTAGTGGTCACCATGGAAAACTCCATGTAGAAGGCTCAAGACTGATCATAGATGAAGGTGGTGGATATGCACATAAACCAGTAGCTGCAATTGTTCTTCCTTCAACGAAGATTATTCGCGATACAGATGTTTTGGCTTAA
- the LOC112720592 gene encoding uncharacterized protein yields MVESYLCLMLSGKIHGIDLSKLVPIDEEVEVVEDHYYSEEYWEWSRPPPPPLPPPSSFDFTMDLPAWDMQLFSLDSKIFLVGGSDDNNQPCYQIYEFQCHVAAAAAADDGGNKKTELNPCESISKVPAYIDFYNSHIACVSGEAYFLTFNDEEWCFWVLRSCGGEWERLPLNTLLETQDSLRVYHGCQIQRSQWLYYDKRLFLPSWVQDYNNSERVLCCFDIQTRQWTMEEFDCFTSFHLCLNDEDGRPLLPCLLVSTVIGLEDYTNYSVMLSYSLSKSKRDACFTAENYPSRILAITKIFAMLVNRNGVCVYQRISTYLLFKKIKPYFTSVKEIFFVDLGEGKTCAMLFGFALQDGTKKVKNIVLCVSIFTLTLKDEFDITTANHVESWNQEQRFLSVRVLSSHVYTIKENLEAMDYDADIQQVFVCPPP; encoded by the exons ATGGTGGAAAGTTATCTTTGCTTGATGCTGAGTGGAAAGATTCATGGCATTGACCTGAGCAAATTGGTACCCATAGACGAAGAGGTCGAGGTCGTGGAAGATCACTACTACTCGGAGGAGTATTGGGAATGGAGCAGGCCGCCGCCTCCTCCACTACCACCACCTTCGTCCTTCGATTTCACAATGGATCTTCCAGCTTGGGACATGCAATTATTCTCTTTGGATTCTAAGATTTTTTTAGTTGGTGGCTCCGACGACAACAACCAACCTTGCTACCAAATCTACGAATTTCAATGCCATGTCgctgccgccgccgccgccgacgACGGCGGGAATAAAAAGACAGAGTTAAATCCGTGCGAGTCAATTTCAAAGGTGCCGGCATACATTGACTTTTATAATTCCCATATTGCTTGCGTTTCCGGTGAAGCTTACTTTCTTACATTCAACGACGAAGAATGGTGTTTTTGGGTTCTCCGGAGTTGTGGCGGCGAGTGGGAACGCTTGCCGCTTAATACTCTCCTGGAGACTCAAGATTCCTTGCGTGTTTACCATGGTTGCCAGATTCAAAGGTCACAATGGCTCTATTACGACAAAAGGCTATTTCTTCCTTCATGGGTTCAAGATTATAATAATTCCGAACGTGTTTTGTGTTGTTTCGACATACAAACTCGGCAATGGACAATGGAAGAATTTGACTGCTTCACTTCTTTCCATTTATGTTTAAACGATGAAGATGGACGGCCATTGCTGCCCTGTCTATTAGTGTCCACTGTTATAG GTCTTGAAGACTACACGAACTATAGTGTGATGCTTTCATACTCACTCTCAAAGTCGAAAAGAGATGCATGTTTCACTGCTGAAAATTATCCATCACGAATACTCGCGATAACGAAGATATTTGCTATGTTGGTAAATCGAAATGGAGTCTGTGTCTATCAAAGAATCAGCACTTAccttttatttaagaaaatcaaACCCTATTTTACGAGTGTAAAAGAAATTTTCTTTGTTGATCTTGGCGAAGGCAAAACGTGTGCCATGCTCTTTGGCTTTGCACTTCAAGATGGAACCAAGAAAGTCAAAAACATCGTCCTTTGCGTTTCGATCTTTACTCTTACCTTAAAGGATGAGTTCGACATCACTACTGCTAATCATGTTGAATCCTGGAATCAGGAGCAAAGATTCTTATCTGTTCGTGTTCTGAGCAGTCATGTCTACACCATTAAAGAGAACTTGGAAGCCATGGATTATGATGCTGACATTCAACAAGTCTTTGTTTGTCCCCCACCATGA